The Penicillium oxalicum strain HP7-1 chromosome V, whole genome shotgun sequence genomic interval AGGAAAAGCTTATTGAAGCTGATAGTAAACGGCTGGTTCCGGAGATAGACATGATTGTTTTCGCCTTTGCTGATAGTCACGACCTGCTGGCGTTGGATCCTATCGTTCACACGTTCCCATGCCTCCAGCACGATGTGAGGCGAGCTCCGACCGATCTTGATTGTAATGACCATTTGAACATCACCACTTGATTCAGAAAGCCAGAACCGAGCATCAGACATTAGTTTAGAAGGCGACTCTGAAAAGCCCGTTTCCACGACAACTGAGGGCCATTTCTTCGTTCGAGCTCGAGGAAGCCTTTTTGATAAAAATTGGCAGTCGGGTTGTTTGGCAGAGCCGTTTTCAGCTTTGCAAGTAGCGGATCCAAAGGTATGAACACGGTTATCGAGACCCATTGGCTGGAGACATTTAAAGAAAAGCCTCTCGAATACGTGTGCCGCGATTTCATGAGCGCGTGAGACTGTCACTctgacaagaagaaggtgtTGAGAAGAGTCGTAAGACTTCCAGCATCTCTGAAGGATATTGCCGTTCGACTTCAGGAAGTCACGACTGAAGGTCTGCGCATTAACCTTGGTAAAAAGCACCCACTCACTGGCCTCAAATTCCTCTTCCTGACGACTTAGCTCCATCTCTACAGTTTCCAAAAACTGTTTAGTTCCCTTGTACGGATACCTTCTGATCGGAGGTCCTAGATCATCGAGAAAGCTGCTGCCATATGCTTTGGTGTCTAGCTCAGACTTTGTATTCGAGGACATAGTGGTCGCAGTTATACCGTCCCGTGCTGaagtgaaaagaaaaagacaactTCCCGTTTTATTTCTAGGCATCAAAATCATCCTTGAGAACCACCTGACGCTTATGTGACGTAGTCTGATGATAACCTTTAGCGTAACGGACGTGGCTCTTACATGGATACCACGAGACAGCCCCGAGCCATCCAAAATCCGAGGAGTTCATTCGTTTTGAGGAAAAATCTCAAATTTACGATCCTATCATGTATCAATAAGAGTCAACTCAGTTTGCGAATTCTTTCTCGCCATGATTCAGAATCTCCTTCGAGGTTCGACCGAAAAGGACTTCATGGAAGCCGGATGTCCATCTCGCTTCCACAAGTTCCGGGTGAATCGAATCTGCGATCCGCGGTGTTGCCGAGAGTCCAAATGCAATTTCATGATGTATACACGTTGGGAAACGTTGAACAATTTTCGGCGATTGTCCAGTGACCGTTCCAGCGGAGAACGTGAAAATGCCGGATGGTGACAGTtccactctttttgatttcgaTCTTCGAGATTGATCCTGcggtgcttttttttctgtctgATCCATAGGTATGGATCTTGGTGATCATTAGATGTCAAAATATGGAAGTCCACTAAGAACATGACCGGGATTTGCCTGTCTCAGTCCAAATTggagtctcgacttatttTTGGGAATTTTCAGAGTTCGGCAAACCCATCTTCTGTTGCTTTTTATTTCGGCTTCTAGTTGCCTCAAGAAACGCTGTGGTTGGCAGCCTGACAGTTTGGAATTCAAGTGAATCTACTAAGCTTGTTTTGTCGGGCCCCATGTGGATTTTCCAGAAGACTGAGTGCAGCGTCAAAATTGCTTCAAGTATATGCAAAATACACACAGTGGGCGAGTCCCGTTCTGTGGCCGGCGCTGCATCCATAAATAGATACTAACGCTCGCGCCTGCAGTTTTGGTCGTCGAGGACCAATCCGAAATGCTCGTCGACGGATCAAACGTTCCATTGCCAGACTGTCAATTTCTACTCAGTGAAGGATAAAGTTCATATCCTTAGTTTGTTATTCTAGTCGATGTTAAGTTGATAAAGATGTCTTGTCTCGTTGTCCCCGTCTTAAAGGCGGGGAAACCCGTTAAGCTTGAGGTAGAGGAACAGGGTAACAGCATCGTCGCCCACCGATATAGAGGGATTGATTGGGCAAAGGCCTCTTTTGGCCCTAAAGCTCCCGATTCCAGTGTTGATTCAAATAGTCTGGATATATAAGTCATCGGATCGTTGAAGGTCAGGACATCTCGAGGTCCCTCTCTGGGCATGCCATTGCGGGATGAAGGATAATGGGCCAATTTCGGGGATGAGATCATTGTGCCCACGAAGCCATGCATGCCCAGCGTCGCTCATCATTCCAAGACATGAGCCTGAAGCTCGACTATTCAAGCAGCGTGACAATTTGCAAGACATCATCACAGTGAATATCTCCTTTTATCGTCGGTTTTCTCGCGATCACACAGGGCAGTGACGGGCATTCGAGAGTCTGGGGTGTTGCCCTATCGGCTTGCCCTAAAGGCTTCTGCACTCTGGACCGTTCAAGCGCAAGTCCGCAGCCTATGCACGATCATGTGACGATGATCTAATCAGCATTTCCGGACGGGCGATGGGCCCTCCACAAGATTGGCCGATTGTGAGGCACGTGATCGGATACCCCATGATTGGTCAGTCTTAGGGCTGCCGCCCTCATCCAGTCATCCACACACAGCCGTGCAGTCGGGGCTCGCTTAACCCCCTTCGCCTGCGATCCATCCGACTTCGTTGTGTGCGTTGAACTTGACTCCAACGACAACAACCGCCGACAACATCCAACCTTCCTTTTCACAAAGGTGACAGCAGGATGTCCTCTTTCGAACCAGTGGTGCGTTTTCCGAATCACCCCAGCGCATGAATTGCCGTACCGATATAGCCCGCGACATCTCCAATCTGTTGAATCGCGAAtcttgaagatcttcaacATCGGCATGAGACGCTCGGAATCGCCTTGAACTTTTGACTGATTGTTTTTGGCAAATAGGTCGTCATCGACGGCAAGGGACACCTCCTTGGTCGCCTGGCCAGCACTGTCGCTAAGCAGCTGCTGAACGGTCAGAAGATCGTCGTTGTGAGATGTGAGGCCCTTAACATCTCCGGCGAGTTCTTCCGCGCGAAGCGTACGTTCAAATCTCCGATCTCCCTCGTTCTATGCGAATTTCGAACCTCTGGTTGCGACACGCCTGCAAATGCGGCTCGACTTTCTGCCGCGGCTTGTGTTCATGAGTCGGCCACATGCATCACGCACAAGTTCTTCGCTAACAAGCAATTTCGATCGATCTATAGTGAAGTACCACGCCTACCTCCGCAAGATGACCCGTTTCAACCCCACTCGTGGTGGTCCCTTCCACTTCCGCGCTCCCTCCCGCATCTTCTACAAGGCTGTCCGCGGCATGATTCCCCACAAGACCGCCCGTGGTGCTGCTGCCCTTGAGCGCCTGAAGGTCTTCGAGGGTGTTCCCCCTCCCTacgacaagaagaagcgtGTCGTTGTCCCCCAGGCTCTCCGTGTCCTGCGTCTGCGCCCCGGCCGCAAGTACTGCACCGTTGGCCGTCTCAGCCACGAGGTTGGCTGGAAGTACCAGGACGTCGTTTCTCGGTACGTTTCACTCTGTTGTGCTCCATGTGAGCATTCCGGCGTAACTAATACTAACCCATTATTTACAGTCTCGAGGAGCGCCGGAAGGTTAAGAGCAAGGCCTACTACGAGCGCAAGAAGGCTGCTCGCCGTAACCTTGCCAAGGCGGAGTCGGGTGCCAACGTTGACAGCAAGACCAAGAGCCAGCTCGCTCAGCTCGGCTACTAGATACCTCAAAGAGCGGCTGGTTGGAGTGAGTGATGGGATCTGGGTTGGGATCGCGAACGGTTTTGTTACAGCGAACTTGAACGGCAAGCCGAGATCGACCTTTTTCCAATGAGCCCGGACCCCGCCTTTGTCATCTCGTCTCCCATGTTCTTTAGAACCATTGCCCTTGACTGGGTCGTGATGGATATGAATAGGGAGTAGAGGTCTGGCGTGGCATGTACTGGGCTCCTTCGGAAATTCtcaaaagcagaaaaaaCGTCGCGGGATCAAAGGTTGTCTAAAATAGCTGGCTGTTGTCTCGCGCCGTGGCGGTTTAATGCAAAACAAATTTTCAAAGAGTTCACAAAGAGTTCAACATGATCTTATGACGATGCAGGTTTACATGTCTTTCATTACACTGGTGCCATTTTCTCAATAGAACGTCCCCTATTATTCGTCTTGTTCGTCCACACCACTTCCGCTAAATGGTCCCTTGCACCAAACCGCTTCAAGCCACGCGACACCAGACTTTGTACACCACTGGCCCTCTTGTGTGGCACATGACTTGAATTCGTTTTCCCCTTTGCGCCGACTACGATCCTCTTGCAATTCTCATGCTTCTCGCCGCTGCACGATCAATGAACCTATTCACCTGGACTCGACGCTCTTCTGTCGGTGCCATCGCGGGGACCTTGCCATCTCTTCGCCTTCGCTAGTATTTGTAGAACATCACCTTTGACTTGCGATAGTGGCCCCACATGAGGTGCCCGAGACTCTTTTACGTCCGCCATTGGCATGGGCTATATATAACTCAAAAGCTTGATCTGTACACGTCCATGAATGCATGGCCTCTTCGGCGTCCTTTTCTTCCACGTCCATTAACCGACATGCATTCTTTGTAGCAGTAACGCTGGGAGCCGAGGTACTCCGACACTAAAGTATTGATCTGGATTTTTGGGGCAGGTGCTCTTCAGATATTACTTAGCTCGCAAGTTCGAATATAGAAGTCAGACCTTCTGGTAGATCAAACGACATGGTCTGTTGGAGTTTTGAGCTCGAGGCGTGAAGATTTTGTGCAATCGCAATTCCTGTCGCCCTTGTAGGCTTGCAGATAATGATGCTAGTAACAGTGGGGCTCATCACCCAGATACCAACGTGAAAATAATAGCGTGGACCGACAGCACCAGTGGATCATTCATGACTCCGAGTCTCCATCTGGTGATGTGTAAGCCCAGCCAGACCCACTTTCCATGGAATTGCTTCTGGGCACTGTGCAGTGAGGTCACATACAGAGTGCTTGATAAGAGGACTCTCACCTCTTTTGACCAGTCTGTACTTCCCAAGCTGCAGGAAAGATAACGGTCAAGCACCAAACTATCAGACACTTGGAGCCTTGAAGACAATAGACATGTCCCGAAAACTCCGACTCGGTATCATCGGGGCCGGTGTAAGTAGAGCGTTTTTGACATGATTGTGAGCTACTACAAGGGCCAGCTAACAAATGGCGGCGCTCTCAGGAAGTTTTTCAGGTCTGCCATGGACCGTGTCTCATGCTTATGCCTCACCTCTTTCAAATCGAGTCCATCTGCGACTTGTCAGCAAGCACAGTTGAACATTGCGCCCAAAAGTTCCATGTTCCCCACCAAACCATTGCCCCTCAGGAGGTGATCGATCACCCGAACGTTGATTGTGTCTTTATCCTCACGTCCGACGAGAGCCATGCGCCTCTTGTCATTGCAGCTCTCCAAGCGGGCAAGAATGTCTTTGTCGAGAAGCCCGTTTCTCTATCGATCGCCTCCGTACAGTCCATCGttgaggcggagaagaatGCCCCATCAGGGGCTCGAGTCTTCGTGGGTTACATGCGCCGCTACGCGCCAAGCTTCGTGCAGGCATTCAAGCGCGAGATTGCGACTATCCCCAGAATTCTGTACGCGCGCGTGCGTGACTTTTGCGGACCAAATCCGCACTTTATCAGCCAGAGTGGTACTTTCCCAGTGAAGAACTCCGACTACCCAGCGAATGCGACAGAGGAGCGGAGCTCACGCTTGAAAAGCCTCTATGCAGAGGCTTTCCCCGACCAAGAGATCACAGACGAGAAGCGCAAAATTTGTCACTTCCTCGGAAGCCTGGGCTCCCATGACATCTCTCTTATGCGTGAAGCTCTGGGCTTCCCCGAAAAGGTAGTTGGCGTGTCTGCAAATGACCCCTTCTACAGCGCAATCATGACCTTCCGCAACCCAGATGGCTCGACCTACTCCACGACTTATGAGAGTGGTATTGACAGCGTCCCCATCTTCGATGCGCATATGGCTGTGTACGGTGCCTCCAAGCGGGTCACAATCAAGGTATGTTGGAGGCCGCATGAGGACCTATCTTTCCGCTTAACATGTTCAAAGACTACACAGACGGATGCTAAATTTGACTTTAGTATGACAGCCCTTATGTCAAGGGGTTGCCCATCTACGTCGAAGTTGAAGAAGTCAATGAGAATGGCGAGATACAAAAGCGCACACTTCTGTCGTCGTACGAGGACGCGTATACCGCTGAGCTCCAGGAGATGTACGAGGCTTTTACCAATGGCAGGGAGATCAAGACATCGGTCCAGGATGCAAGGAAGGATCTAGAGATCTACGACCTGATGTATCaaagatggatggagaacTAGAGTCTATGGCGGAATTGACGAAACTTGACCCTCTTTTTAAGACATTCCATCTTTTTGTCAAGGGTGGATTGCCATATCGAAACTGTGGCGTGGCCGCTCTGGAGGTGGTCCCATTGACCCGACCATTATTGCCTCGGATCCCCAATTTCTCCAAATGCCCCGTCCGTTGCGCTGACAGAAGAACCCCTTTGTATCGCTGTCAGAACACATAGCAGGTATTGTTTCTGCTAGAGGAGCCTAATGATTTGTTCTCTAATAATTGATTGAAGGCTGATGTAGCTTTCAATATTGGGGGATTGAAGTTCATGGACATAATCTCCTCGGTGATCTTTCGGGGCAGCACACCCCCAACTTTCTCCGACGATCCCctcgttggagatgatcgGCGCCGCCCAGCGGTCCCGAGGTTAGAGTAACGCGCTTAGCCAAGGGAGGACCGGGGAAAGACCCCAGGATATGATGTAGGGGTCGAAGCCATTCACTTCTGTATGAAACTATTTGAAGTACGTATTTCCCCGCGCTTTCCCTCCCTCAAAAGGTGAAAGACTCTTTACTGCATTCCGCTCGGCAGTCCTCCCCTTTGCGACacactctctttctccacggATCCGTCAACCTAAAGTACTCCACCGTCTTACTGAAAGCTCCCCACCAATTGACCCTTCAGACACAAGTTCAACTCGGCATATCATGTCTGGGGTGACAGCCCGATTATCTGGCCTGCTAGGCCATCTGTCAGGGTCATCGACACAGGCTTCTTTTGAGCATCACTTCAACCACCACGCACTTTCACCGACTTTCTTCCTACCTCGTGCGGCAGCGATTGAGCCTAATGTGAGTTTTGAAACTATCCAACTAGAATTGA includes:
- a CDS encoding 60S ribosomal protein L16, with the protein product MSSFEPVVVIDGKGHLLGRLASTVAKQLLNGQKIVVVRCEALNISGEFFRAKLKYHAYLRKMTRFNPTRGGPFHFRAPSRIFYKAVRGMIPHKTARGAAALERLKVFEGVPPPYDKKKRVVVPQALRVLRLRPGRKYCTVGRLSHEVGWKYQDVVSRLEERRKVKSKAYYERKKAARRNLAKAESGANVDSKTKSQLAQLGY